One genomic region from Arthrobacter sp. YN encodes:
- a CDS encoding SDR family oxidoreductase — MNTQTPGRVIVTGGGSGLGAAIVEAIRDAGGTPFVFDRDVSNVSGAKALEVDVSNREAVEAAVKEAAETLGGLDAVVTAAGIDRCGKLGDVPAEEWEKVIGVNLLGTVSVVRAALPYLKGSRGRAITIASTLGLRALPDATAYCASKFGVIGFSRALAAETGGVIGVTTIIPGGMKTHFFDDRDEQYKPQDDSKLNDPANVAQAVVFALSQPFGSEVRELLICPAEEGSWP, encoded by the coding sequence ATGAACACGCAAACACCTGGTCGCGTCATCGTCACTGGAGGCGGCTCCGGCCTTGGCGCTGCGATCGTGGAAGCCATCCGCGACGCCGGTGGCACGCCCTTCGTCTTCGACCGCGATGTCAGCAATGTGTCCGGGGCCAAAGCCTTGGAAGTGGACGTCTCCAACCGTGAAGCGGTGGAAGCCGCCGTCAAAGAGGCCGCCGAAACCCTGGGCGGCCTGGACGCAGTGGTGACGGCGGCGGGCATCGATCGCTGCGGCAAGCTGGGCGACGTCCCGGCGGAAGAATGGGAAAAGGTCATTGGAGTGAACCTCCTGGGCACAGTGTCGGTGGTCCGTGCGGCACTGCCCTATCTGAAGGGATCACGCGGCAGGGCCATCACCATCGCCTCCACGCTGGGTCTACGGGCGCTGCCCGATGCCACGGCGTACTGCGCCTCGAAGTTCGGTGTGATTGGCTTCAGCCGTGCACTCGCAGCGGAAACCGGGGGCGTCATCGGCGTCACCACCATCATCCCCGGCGGCATGAAGACCCACTTCTTTGACGACCGCGACGAACAGTACAAGCCGCAGGACGACTCCAAGCTCAACGATCCCGCCAACGTGGCGCAAGCAGTGGTGTTCGCCCTCTCCCAGCCTTTCGGCAGCGAGGTCCGCGAACTCCTTATTTGCCCCGCAGAAGAAGGCTCGTGGCCGTAA
- a CDS encoding glycosyltransferase family 9 protein, whose protein sequence is MTTASDSYLSKDQPVLLALRALKLGDLLVAVPALRGLRRAFPEHRILYAAPAWIAEAVELVGGIHHLPTPGLDDPLTIPGGTVDIAVNLHGNGPESRLRIEELQANRVIAHESPGIDGPAWITGIPERERWTRLLDWHGIDADPLDYRLNRPVVPSPRPGATVIHVGAAYGSRLWPVERFADVAVQLAAAGHQVVLTGGTSERVRAEETAALARLKGANLDGGLLAGRQGLAEFAATIAEARLVVSADTGAAHLASAYGRPSVVLFGPAPAEEWGPPPGPHVVLTAVELRRGDVFSADPDPALLAVNVGDVMDAVERLGC, encoded by the coding sequence ATGACCACAGCTTCGGACAGTTACTTGAGCAAAGATCAGCCCGTGCTGCTTGCCCTGCGGGCTTTAAAACTCGGCGACCTCCTTGTCGCAGTTCCGGCACTCCGTGGCCTGCGCAGGGCCTTTCCCGAGCACCGGATCCTGTACGCCGCGCCTGCCTGGATCGCCGAGGCCGTGGAGCTGGTGGGCGGTATCCACCATCTGCCGACGCCGGGGCTCGATGATCCCTTGACCATCCCCGGCGGAACCGTGGACATCGCGGTCAACCTGCACGGAAATGGTCCTGAGAGCCGGCTCCGGATCGAGGAGTTGCAGGCCAACAGGGTGATTGCCCATGAGTCACCGGGGATCGATGGACCAGCGTGGATCACCGGGATCCCCGAACGCGAGCGCTGGACCCGGCTGCTGGACTGGCACGGCATCGACGCCGATCCGCTGGACTACCGGTTGAACCGTCCAGTTGTTCCGTCGCCGCGTCCCGGTGCCACCGTGATCCACGTGGGTGCGGCCTATGGCAGCCGCTTGTGGCCGGTGGAGCGGTTCGCGGACGTTGCCGTCCAGCTCGCTGCGGCAGGGCACCAAGTTGTCCTCACGGGCGGCACTTCCGAGCGCGTCCGGGCAGAGGAGACTGCCGCTTTGGCGAGGCTCAAAGGAGCAAACCTCGACGGCGGCTTGCTGGCCGGGCGGCAGGGCCTCGCCGAATTCGCGGCCACCATTGCCGAAGCCCGGTTGGTAGTTTCGGCCGACACCGGCGCGGCACACCTGGCATCCGCCTACGGACGTCCGTCCGTGGTGCTGTTCGGACCGGCGCCGGCCGAAGAGTGGGGTCCGCCGCCGGGACCGCATGTGGTGCTTACCGCCGTCGAACTCCGCCGTGGTGACGTGTTCTCCGCCGATCCTGATCCGGCACTTTTGGCCGTCAACGTCGGCGACGTGATGGACGCCGTGGAGCGGCTGGGCTGCTAG
- a CDS encoding sigma-70 family RNA polymerase sigma factor: protein MGQTQQLGLHNRTSAGKPEGSIRQSFQDSLVLDHLNLAKAIAARYSAHTHDLDDVRQVAYMGLIKASRGYDESKGVSFPAYAAPTIAGEVKRYLRDHCWVVRPPRTIQDVRRQVLARTEELTQTLQRTPSPEEVAEDLHLEPCQVREALMAGTSKRPDSLDAPASDGRDGLQGTLSAFGCPTDRLEDVLALRNAIRELSPEDRHLLYRRYYREETQSTIAEALGMSQMQVSRKLSKILVSLQTQLLDEEAHLQDGTAP, encoded by the coding sequence ATGGGACAGACCCAACAACTTGGCCTCCATAACAGGACCTCCGCAGGAAAGCCCGAAGGCAGCATTCGCCAGAGCTTTCAAGACAGCCTGGTCCTGGACCACCTCAATCTGGCCAAGGCCATCGCCGCCAGATACTCAGCGCACACGCACGACCTCGACGACGTCAGGCAGGTCGCGTACATGGGCCTCATCAAAGCGTCCCGCGGCTACGACGAGTCCAAGGGCGTCAGTTTCCCTGCGTACGCCGCCCCCACCATCGCCGGGGAGGTCAAACGATATCTCCGCGACCATTGCTGGGTTGTCCGTCCGCCGCGGACCATCCAGGACGTGCGGCGACAAGTGCTGGCGCGGACGGAGGAATTGACCCAAACCCTGCAGCGGACGCCTTCCCCGGAGGAAGTTGCCGAGGATCTGCATCTGGAACCATGCCAGGTACGCGAGGCGCTCATGGCCGGAACCAGCAAGCGCCCGGATTCCCTGGACGCCCCGGCATCCGATGGCCGGGACGGCCTGCAGGGCACCCTTTCCGCCTTCGGCTGCCCGACGGACCGGCTCGAGGACGTGCTGGCCCTGCGCAACGCCATCCGGGAACTGAGCCCGGAGGACCGCCACCTGCTGTACAGGCGCTACTACCGCGAGGAAACGCAGTCCACCATCGCCGAGGCCTTGGGGATGTCGCAAATGCAGGTATCGCGCAAGCTCTCCAAGATCCTGGTGTCCCTCCAAACCCAACTGCTGGACGAAGAGGCCCACCTGCAGGACGGGACGGCTCCCTGA
- a CDS encoding glycosyltransferase, with translation MKISMVSEHASPLAALGGVDAGGQNVHVAALSSALADRGHQVTVYTRRDDPDLPAKVQVGPGLTVVHVDAGPPRRIPKDDLLPFMGELADGICEDWGDQIPDVVHAHFWMSGLAAIQASRRAGAADPVPVVQTFHALGSVKRRHQGAADTSPPARAWLEPWVGRAADWVIATCPDEVFELKALGISRSKISIAPCGVDLTLFPGTSDAEPRTRTHRILSVGRLVQRKGVDLIIQALPLLAEAGFTDVELLIVGGSGDALTLEEDPEAQRLHALAKELGVEDKVTMRGQVPRDAMPGIFRSADAVVCAPWYEPFGIVPLEAMACGVPVVAAAVGGLRETVVDRKTGLHVPPRDPEALAEALGKLLGDPELRADMGRTGARRARSRYSWERIAADTEKAYRSVLATGLSRQSNEGLEPLEGTAL, from the coding sequence ATGAAAATCTCCATGGTCTCCGAACACGCCAGTCCGCTGGCTGCCTTGGGAGGCGTTGACGCCGGAGGACAGAACGTCCACGTGGCGGCCCTTTCATCAGCCCTGGCAGATCGCGGCCACCAGGTCACGGTCTACACGCGGCGCGACGATCCCGATCTCCCCGCAAAGGTGCAGGTTGGCCCGGGACTCACCGTGGTTCACGTGGACGCCGGCCCGCCCCGGCGCATCCCCAAGGACGACCTCCTGCCGTTCATGGGCGAGCTGGCGGACGGTATCTGCGAGGACTGGGGGGACCAGATCCCCGACGTCGTCCACGCCCACTTCTGGATGTCCGGCCTCGCCGCCATCCAGGCATCAAGACGGGCAGGAGCTGCCGACCCCGTTCCTGTGGTGCAGACTTTCCACGCCCTCGGCTCCGTAAAACGCCGGCACCAGGGCGCTGCCGATACCAGCCCGCCCGCCAGGGCATGGCTGGAGCCCTGGGTTGGGCGCGCCGCGGACTGGGTCATCGCCACGTGCCCGGACGAGGTCTTTGAACTCAAGGCCCTGGGCATCAGCCGCTCCAAGATTTCCATCGCGCCCTGCGGCGTGGACCTCACCCTGTTCCCTGGAACGTCCGACGCCGAACCCAGGACCCGCACGCATCGGATTCTGAGCGTGGGACGCCTTGTGCAACGCAAGGGCGTGGACCTGATCATCCAGGCGCTGCCCCTTCTGGCGGAGGCGGGCTTCACCGACGTCGAGCTCCTGATCGTTGGCGGTTCCGGCGACGCCCTGACCCTCGAGGAAGACCCGGAGGCCCAACGGCTCCATGCCCTGGCGAAAGAGCTGGGCGTCGAGGACAAGGTGACCATGCGGGGTCAGGTGCCCCGCGACGCCATGCCCGGCATCTTCCGAAGTGCGGACGCCGTGGTTTGCGCGCCGTGGTACGAGCCGTTCGGCATTGTGCCCCTTGAAGCCATGGCGTGCGGGGTCCCGGTGGTGGCGGCAGCCGTGGGCGGACTGCGGGAAACCGTGGTTGACCGGAAGACCGGGCTGCACGTCCCGCCGCGTGATCCGGAAGCCTTGGCGGAGGCGCTCGGAAAGCTGCTGGGCGACCCTGAGCTGCGGGCCGACATGGGCCGCACCGGAGCGCGCCGGGCGCGCTCCCGCTACTCCTGGGAACGGATCGCAGCGGACACCGAGAAAGCGTACCGATCCGTCCTGGCTACCGGGCTGTCCCGGCAATCCAACGAAGGTTTGGAACCACTGGAAGGAACGGCACTGTGA
- a CDS encoding GAF and ANTAR domain-containing protein encodes MEEPQLAEPSTVLADIQDLLLNTPDVEAFLEELARHSASMFSNPDHEVYCGITLMRHRTAGTVASSSERARQLDEVQYAFADGPCLHACREGTQVHIPDFEKDNTWPEYIEAITGHGLRSVLAVPFPLPDDTSRAGLNLYSDRPNAFDQAAVQRANDYVEQASKGLQLAVLIAQHSQTAANLRAAMESRTVIDIATGIIIAQNRCTQEDAMELIKKASSNRNVKLRVVAQAIVESAGGGPVQTVFK; translated from the coding sequence ATGGAAGAACCACAACTCGCAGAGCCGAGTACGGTCCTGGCCGATATCCAGGACTTGCTGCTGAACACGCCTGACGTCGAGGCGTTCCTCGAGGAGTTGGCCCGGCACTCGGCCAGTATGTTCAGCAATCCCGACCACGAGGTCTACTGCGGCATCACCCTCATGCGTCACCGGACAGCCGGCACCGTGGCCAGCAGCAGCGAACGCGCAAGGCAACTGGACGAGGTCCAGTACGCGTTTGCCGACGGGCCCTGCCTCCACGCCTGCCGCGAGGGCACCCAGGTCCATATTCCCGACTTTGAGAAGGACAACACCTGGCCGGAATATATCGAGGCCATCACCGGCCATGGGCTTCGCTCCGTGCTGGCGGTTCCCTTCCCGCTTCCGGACGACACTTCCCGGGCAGGCCTCAACTTGTATTCCGACCGCCCCAACGCCTTCGACCAAGCGGCCGTGCAGCGCGCCAACGACTACGTTGAGCAGGCCTCGAAGGGTCTCCAGCTGGCCGTGTTGATTGCCCAACACAGCCAAACCGCCGCCAACCTGAGGGCAGCCATGGAATCGCGGACGGTGATCGACATTGCCACCGGCATCATCATCGCCCAGAACCGCTGCACCCAGGAGGATGCAATGGAACTCATCAAAAAGGCCTCCAGCAACCGGAACGTCAAGCTGCGGGTGGTTGCGCAAGCCATTGTTGAGTCCGCCGGCGGAGGGCCGGTCCAGACGGTGTTCAAGTAG
- a CDS encoding D-glycero-alpha-D-manno-heptose-1,7-bisphosphate 7-phosphatase produces the protein MGGSGTLKAVLFDRDGTLVVDVPYNGDPQLVRPMDGALSALEKVRRAGLATGVVTNQSGVARGLLTLEQMHAVNQRVEQLLGPFDVWEFCPHAPEDGCDCRKPEPGMILAACRALGITAEEAAFVGDIGADMEAAAAAGARAVLVPTEVTRCEEIEAAGSVAADLGHAVELLLSGALEEQETRV, from the coding sequence ATGGGAGGATCCGGAACGTTGAAGGCGGTCCTGTTTGACCGCGACGGAACACTGGTTGTTGACGTGCCCTACAACGGCGATCCGCAGCTGGTGCGGCCCATGGACGGTGCGCTGTCCGCCCTCGAAAAAGTGCGCCGCGCGGGACTGGCCACCGGAGTGGTGACCAACCAGTCGGGCGTGGCGCGGGGGCTGCTCACACTGGAACAAATGCACGCCGTCAACCAACGGGTGGAGCAGCTGCTGGGTCCTTTCGACGTATGGGAGTTCTGTCCGCACGCACCGGAGGACGGCTGCGACTGCCGCAAACCTGAGCCGGGAATGATCCTGGCGGCCTGCAGGGCTTTGGGCATCACCGCGGAGGAAGCTGCTTTTGTTGGCGACATCGGTGCTGACATGGAGGCGGCTGCCGCAGCGGGTGCCAGAGCTGTATTGGTGCCAACGGAAGTCACCCGGTGTGAAGAGATCGAGGCCGCCGGCAGTGTTGCCGCGGACCTGGGGCATGCAGTGGAGCTCCTGCTCTCCGGGGCACTGGAAGAACAGGAAACCCGTGTATGA
- a CDS encoding PfkB family carbohydrate kinase, translated as MRITVVGDVLLDVDINGAATRLSPDAPVPVVDVADVRRRAGGAGLVATVLAQDGHSVSLVTALSNDDGASHLRRALSGVSVLAGVPLAPTPTKTRVRIGAHPMVRFDQGCAPAPVPASTGEMLAAIASAEAIVVADYGRGMTANTEIRSALADAVRRVPVVWDPHPAGSEPVAGVAVVTPNLIEAMTAANAAGLEPSTGAEEAGRYLLEKWGSGAVLVTRGEDGALLLSAGAAQGIPAPRTNVSDPCGAGDRLAGSLAVHLGFGLDLAQAAARAVEDASAFLAAGGAASLAVVTEAPDASPVVELKGLELVGAGDLDPEGVQLARAVRAAGGTVVATGGCFDLLHAGHARTLAAARSMGNCLIVCLNSDESVRRLKGAHRPIVSVEDRAELLLALECVDAVVVFDEDTPEACLTELQPDIWVKGGDYTPEELPEARVMAGWGGRCVTVPFHPARSTSGLAAALAKVS; from the coding sequence ATGAGGATCACCGTGGTGGGCGACGTCCTCCTGGACGTGGATATCAATGGGGCCGCCACCCGACTCAGCCCCGACGCGCCCGTGCCGGTGGTGGACGTAGCCGACGTCCGGCGTCGTGCTGGTGGCGCTGGACTGGTGGCTACTGTGCTCGCGCAGGACGGCCACAGCGTCTCGCTGGTCACCGCCCTGTCCAACGACGACGGCGCCAGCCACCTTAGGCGCGCCCTGTCCGGTGTCTCGGTGCTCGCCGGAGTCCCGCTCGCCCCCACGCCCACCAAGACACGGGTGCGGATCGGGGCACATCCCATGGTCAGGTTCGACCAAGGGTGCGCCCCGGCTCCCGTTCCCGCCAGCACAGGGGAGATGCTCGCAGCCATCGCATCGGCGGAGGCCATTGTGGTGGCCGACTACGGCCGGGGGATGACCGCCAACACCGAGATCCGTTCCGCGCTTGCCGACGCCGTGCGCCGCGTCCCTGTGGTGTGGGACCCGCATCCTGCCGGTTCCGAACCCGTGGCGGGTGTCGCCGTCGTGACGCCGAACCTTATCGAGGCCATGACGGCAGCGAATGCGGCCGGGCTGGAACCGTCCACAGGTGCCGAAGAAGCAGGCCGTTACCTCCTCGAAAAGTGGGGAAGTGGAGCCGTTTTGGTGACGAGGGGTGAGGACGGGGCGCTCTTGCTGTCAGCCGGTGCCGCACAAGGTATCCCCGCCCCCAGAACCAACGTCAGTGATCCCTGCGGAGCCGGCGACCGACTGGCCGGCAGCCTTGCCGTGCACCTGGGGTTCGGGCTTGACCTCGCGCAGGCTGCCGCCCGGGCAGTGGAGGATGCATCGGCATTCCTGGCAGCGGGCGGAGCGGCGTCGTTGGCGGTGGTGACCGAAGCGCCCGACGCCAGTCCCGTCGTCGAGCTTAAAGGTCTGGAACTCGTGGGAGCCGGCGATCTTGACCCGGAGGGCGTCCAGTTGGCTCGGGCTGTGCGGGCCGCAGGAGGCACGGTGGTGGCCACCGGCGGATGCTTCGATCTCCTCCACGCCGGTCACGCCCGGACGCTGGCTGCCGCGCGCAGCATGGGCAATTGCCTCATCGTTTGCCTGAATTCCGATGAATCGGTCAGGCGGCTCAAGGGCGCACACCGGCCAATCGTCAGCGTGGAGGACCGGGCGGAGTTGTTGCTGGCTCTTGAGTGCGTTGATGCCGTGGTGGTGTTCGACGAGGACACTCCCGAGGCCTGCCTCACCGAACTGCAGCCCGATATCTGGGTCAAGGGTGGCGACTACACCCCCGAAGAATTGCCGGAAGCCCGCGTCATGGCGGGTTGGGGAGGGCGCTGCGTCACTGTGCCCTTCCATCCGGCACGCTCCACCAGCGGCCTGGCTGCAGCCTTGGCCAAGGTCAGCTGA
- a CDS encoding glycosyltransferase — MRILVWHVHGGWMEAFVRGRHEYLLPTSSDGGAWGLGRGGREWPAAAQEVDLETLDPASVDAVVLQRPEEIAAVARSLGRRPGVDLPAVYLEHNTPKGDVPFTLHPLADQSTIPVVHVTHFNQLFWDTGTATTTVIEHGIPDPGHLYTGEQEEMGVVVNEPVRRGRVTGTDLLPGFAGVGPLRVFGMGTEDLPGALNLKGYGLSEVRLHIAGDVQAPKLHQELARCRLYLHPLRWTSLGLALLEAMHLGMPVLALATTEASRAIPHGAGLVSNDVDDLQEFARRLLDDPDDAYAMGIVSREAALQRYGLDKFLRAWDELLAELPQGARRGSRAQSGTAFSSHDADASHDPDARHDSERTHP; from the coding sequence ATGAGGATCCTGGTGTGGCACGTCCACGGCGGATGGATGGAGGCCTTTGTCCGCGGCCGGCATGAGTACCTGCTGCCGACATCGTCCGACGGCGGCGCGTGGGGTTTGGGGCGCGGCGGCCGTGAGTGGCCTGCCGCCGCCCAGGAAGTGGACCTGGAAACCCTGGACCCTGCCAGTGTTGACGCTGTTGTCCTGCAGAGGCCCGAGGAAATCGCAGCAGTAGCCCGATCACTCGGCCGCCGCCCGGGTGTGGACCTTCCCGCTGTGTACCTGGAACACAACACGCCCAAGGGCGACGTCCCGTTCACGTTGCACCCTTTGGCAGACCAGAGCACCATACCCGTGGTCCACGTGACCCATTTCAACCAGCTCTTCTGGGATACGGGGACGGCAACCACCACGGTGATCGAGCACGGCATCCCCGACCCCGGGCACCTGTACACCGGCGAACAGGAAGAGATGGGCGTGGTTGTCAATGAACCCGTCAGGCGTGGCCGTGTCACGGGAACCGATCTCCTGCCCGGATTCGCCGGGGTGGGGCCGCTGCGGGTCTTCGGCATGGGCACGGAAGATCTGCCCGGGGCGCTGAATCTCAAGGGCTACGGGCTGAGCGAGGTCCGGCTGCACATTGCCGGCGACGTGCAGGCGCCCAAACTCCACCAGGAACTGGCGCGCTGCCGTCTGTACCTTCACCCGCTCCGCTGGACCTCGCTGGGCTTGGCGCTGCTCGAAGCGATGCACCTTGGAATGCCCGTCCTGGCACTGGCCACCACCGAGGCGAGCCGCGCCATCCCGCACGGTGCAGGCCTGGTCTCCAACGACGTCGACGATCTCCAAGAGTTCGCCCGCCGGTTGCTGGACGACCCGGACGACGCCTACGCCATGGGCATCGTTTCCCGCGAGGCCGCGCTGCAGCGCTATGGGCTGGACAAGTTTCTTCGGGCCTGGGACGAACTCCTGGCCGAACTTCCCCAGGGCGCGCGCCGGGGAAGCCGTGCACAATCCGGAACAGCTTTCAGCAGCCACGACGCCGACGCCAGCCACGACCCCGACGCCCGCCACGACTCCGAGAGGACGCACCCATGA
- a CDS encoding DUF1761 domain-containing protein, with amino-acid sequence MDVQINWLAVLLAALATFVVGGLWYSLLFAKPWQKAAGVSDEQLKSGTARVFVGSFLLAAVMAVFLAAFIGRGGFAFGIFAGLAAGLGWVATALGVNYLFERRSLTLFAINGSYNVVTFTVMGAIIGAMQG; translated from the coding sequence ATGGACGTTCAGATCAATTGGCTCGCTGTGTTGTTGGCTGCGTTGGCCACGTTCGTGGTGGGTGGGCTTTGGTACTCGTTGTTGTTCGCCAAGCCGTGGCAGAAGGCGGCCGGGGTGAGCGATGAACAGTTGAAGTCCGGAACGGCCCGCGTCTTTGTGGGCTCATTCCTTCTGGCGGCTGTGATGGCCGTTTTCCTGGCAGCGTTCATTGGCCGGGGCGGGTTCGCGTTCGGGATCTTTGCCGGGCTGGCCGCAGGCTTGGGATGGGTGGCAACAGCGCTGGGCGTGAATTACCTGTTCGAGCGCCGTAGCCTCACGCTTTTCGCCATCAACGGAAGCTACAACGTAGTCACTTTCACGGTGATGGGCGCCATCATCGGAGCCATGCAGGGCTAG
- a CDS encoding glycosyltransferase family 9 protein has protein sequence MSRVLVARLDSMGDVLLSGPALRAVANGSRPDGSRPNDVVLLCGPEGSGAAELLPGVTQVHTWECPWIVNQAPPVTEEMTRGLIDFVRSSRIQEAVILTSFHQSPLPLAMLLRLAGVKKITGASTDYAGSLLDVRLKPGEDFPEDQPEVVRALTIAEAGGCMLPNGDDGKLRITSGPDPEGIADALADEGPYIVVHPGSAAPARAWPALHHAATVELLEAYGHRVVVTGGPGETSLTATVAGPSARNLGGGTDLRTLAAVLAGAAVVVTGNTGPAHLAAAVGTPVVSLFAPVVPAIRWAPYGVPLELLGDQDAACKNSRARLCPVPGHPCLSSVTPEQVVEAVERLLGGVSSLSTRRKVWKP, from the coding sequence ATGAGCCGCGTCCTGGTGGCCCGCTTGGACAGCATGGGAGACGTCCTGCTGTCAGGACCGGCCTTGCGCGCTGTGGCCAACGGAAGCAGGCCGGATGGCAGCCGTCCCAATGACGTGGTGCTGCTGTGCGGTCCCGAAGGATCGGGCGCGGCGGAGCTCCTGCCCGGAGTGACCCAAGTGCACACGTGGGAGTGCCCGTGGATTGTGAACCAGGCACCCCCTGTCACGGAAGAGATGACGCGGGGACTGATCGACTTTGTCCGCAGCTCGCGGATCCAGGAAGCCGTCATCCTTACGTCCTTCCACCAGTCCCCGCTTCCACTGGCGATGCTCCTGCGACTGGCCGGCGTCAAAAAGATCACGGGCGCGTCCACGGACTACGCAGGCTCCCTGCTGGACGTCCGGCTCAAGCCGGGCGAGGACTTTCCGGAGGACCAGCCGGAAGTGGTCCGGGCGCTCACCATCGCAGAGGCCGGCGGCTGCATGCTGCCCAACGGCGATGACGGAAAGCTGCGCATCACCTCCGGCCCGGATCCTGAAGGGATAGCCGACGCGTTGGCTGACGAAGGACCGTACATTGTGGTCCACCCGGGATCGGCCGCCCCGGCAAGGGCCTGGCCCGCGCTGCACCATGCAGCAACCGTGGAACTCCTGGAAGCCTACGGGCACCGGGTGGTGGTCACGGGCGGCCCAGGGGAGACCTCACTGACGGCAACAGTGGCCGGTCCCTCCGCCAGGAACCTTGGCGGTGGAACCGACCTGCGGACGCTGGCAGCGGTACTGGCGGGAGCCGCCGTCGTGGTCACCGGCAATACCGGTCCCGCGCATCTGGCGGCAGCTGTGGGAACGCCGGTGGTGAGCCTGTTCGCCCCGGTGGTTCCGGCCATCCGATGGGCGCCCTACGGGGTGCCGCTGGAACTGCTGGGTGACCAGGACGCTGCCTGCAAGAACTCCCGGGCCCGCCTCTGCCCGGTGCCCGGGCATCCCTGCCTGAGCTCGGTCACCCCGGAGCAGGTTGTCGAAGCCGTCGAAAGGCTCCTGGGAGGCGTGTCCTCCCTCTCCACCCGACGAAAGGTTTGGAAACCATGA
- a CDS encoding D-sedoheptulose-7-phosphate isomerase: MNIKGSVTVTSSAPSTGDSVPDTVPARWAPDLADSNHTAEVTKHLDNVLPALESLRSQSGRLAGWGTELAKRLLAGQRLLAAGNGGSAAEAQHLTAELVGRFDDERAPFSAISLHAESSAVTALSNDYGYEEVFARQVRAHGRAGDVLLLLSTSGRSPNLLKAVRAAKERGITTWALTGAGPNPLADSCDQAVTVEAISANAQEGHLIAIHAVCRAFDAEVAKRAGSGPHSYGARQP; encoded by the coding sequence GTGAACATCAAAGGCTCCGTGACCGTCACAAGCAGCGCTCCTTCCACCGGGGACAGCGTCCCGGACACTGTACCGGCGCGGTGGGCTCCCGATCTTGCCGATTCCAACCACACGGCCGAGGTCACCAAGCACTTGGACAATGTCCTGCCCGCGCTGGAGTCGCTGCGCTCGCAGTCGGGGCGCTTAGCCGGGTGGGGAACGGAATTGGCCAAGCGGCTGCTGGCTGGGCAACGCCTGCTGGCGGCCGGCAACGGCGGTTCAGCGGCTGAGGCGCAGCACCTGACGGCCGAGCTCGTGGGCAGGTTCGACGACGAACGCGCCCCCTTCTCCGCCATCTCGCTCCACGCTGAGTCCTCAGCCGTCACGGCACTCTCCAACGACTACGGCTACGAAGAAGTCTTTGCCCGCCAAGTCAGGGCCCACGGCCGTGCGGGCGATGTCCTCCTCCTGCTCTCCACCAGCGGACGCAGCCCCAACCTGCTCAAAGCCGTCCGTGCAGCCAAAGAACGCGGCATCACCACGTGGGCTCTCACAGGCGCAGGGCCCAACCCGCTGGCCGACTCCTGCGATCAAGCCGTCACCGTTGAGGCCATCTCCGCGAACGCCCAGGAAGGGCACCTCATTGCCATCCACGCCGTGTGCCGGGCCTTTGATGCCGAGGTCGCCAAGCGCGCGGGCTCGGGCCCACACTCCTACGGAGCGCGGCAGCCATGA